One stretch of Thermus thermamylovorans DNA includes these proteins:
- a CDS encoding tetratricopeptide repeat protein produces the protein MMRPFSKLLVLLGGGLVLAQPALEQAEALLRAGQYGQAVLLYEDLLARDYGRLEAHLGLGVALFRLGRLEEARFAFDQMVRVFPERYEGHFNLGQVLLRLGRPGEAAEALARAVALRPTEEAHLALASALSQAGRPREAAEALRRGLTPERSPAYRLALAQALYASGARAEAVPVLYGLLNQDPGVAEAWDLLARILAEEGLRERALRELDRGLQAVAGPARARLLLRKALLSEAPEPLLREAYALDPSLWEAAYLLGQRRLGAGDARGALPHLLAAYRAAPEPQVALGLAAAYLRLGDAASAYRYAAEAGPPGTFLQAQAAYALGRRAEALALLEGASGAEAQALRGAILLELGRAEEAVAVLGPLHRAGGGPEVGANLAAGLLALRRFGEAELVLREVLAAAPRLAAAWYNLGLALLGLAREAEAERALRQAAALGSQEAQALLRR, from the coding sequence ATGATGCGACCCTTTTCCAAACTCCTGGTCCTCCTCGGGGGCGGGCTCGTCCTGGCTCAGCCCGCCCTGGAGCAGGCGGAAGCCCTGTTGCGGGCAGGCCAGTATGGGCAGGCGGTCCTCCTGTACGAGGACCTCTTGGCCCGGGACTACGGCCGCCTCGAGGCCCACCTGGGCCTGGGGGTGGCCCTCTTCCGCCTGGGCCGGCTGGAGGAGGCCCGCTTCGCCTTCGACCAGATGGTGCGGGTCTTCCCCGAGCGCTACGAGGGCCACTTCAACCTGGGCCAGGTCCTCCTGCGCCTGGGCCGGCCGGGGGAGGCCGCGGAGGCCCTCGCCCGGGCGGTGGCCCTGCGGCCCACCGAGGAGGCCCACCTAGCCCTGGCCAGCGCCCTCAGCCAGGCGGGCCGCCCCCGAGAGGCGGCGGAGGCCTTGAGGCGGGGGCTCACCCCGGAGCGGAGTCCCGCCTACCGCCTGGCCCTGGCCCAGGCCCTCTACGCCTCCGGGGCGCGGGCGGAGGCGGTCCCCGTCCTCTACGGCCTCCTGAACCAGGACCCCGGGGTGGCCGAGGCCTGGGACCTCCTGGCCCGCATCCTGGCGGAGGAGGGCCTCAGGGAGCGGGCCCTCAGGGAGCTGGACCGGGGGCTCCAGGCGGTGGCGGGCCCCGCCAGGGCCCGCCTCCTCCTGCGCAAGGCCCTCCTCTCCGAGGCCCCCGAGCCCCTCCTGCGGGAGGCCTACGCCCTGGACCCCTCCCTCTGGGAGGCGGCCTACCTCTTGGGCCAAAGGCGGCTGGGGGCGGGGGACGCCCGGGGGGCCTTGCCCCACCTCCTCGCCGCCTACCGGGCGGCCCCCGAGCCCCAGGTGGCCCTGGGCTTGGCTGCGGCCTACCTGCGGCTCGGCGATGCCGCCAGCGCCTACCGCTATGCCGCCGAGGCCGGGCCTCCGGGGACCTTCCTCCAGGCCCAGGCCGCCTACGCCCTGGGGCGGCGGGCCGAGGCCCTGGCCCTCCTGGAGGGGGCCTCGGGGGCGGAGGCCCAGGCCCTGCGGGGGGCCATCCTCCTGGAGCTGGGCCGGGCGGAGGAGGCGGTGGCCGTTCTGGGCCCCCTGCACCGGGCAGGGGGGGGTCCTGAAGTGGGGGCCAACCTGGCCGCGGGCCTTTTGGCCCTGAGGCGCTTCGGTGAGGCGGAGCTGGTCCTCAGGGAGGTGCTGGCGGCAGCTCCCCGGCTGGCCGCCGCCTGGTACAACCTGGGCCTGGCCCTCCTGGGCCTGGCCCGGGAGGCGGAGGCGGAGCGGGCCCTCAGGCAGGCCGCCGCCTTGGGTTCCCAGGAGGCCCAGGCCCTCCTCAGGAGGTAG
- a CDS encoding HNH endonuclease has protein sequence MDLDAPQVLVLNAGYEVLGLCSIKRSVLLVLSGGAEALAESGRHLHTPSTRIPVPSVIRLKRLVRRGPSRTPLNRRNVLRRDRYTCQYCGRQGGDLTVDHVLPRSRGGKSSWDNLVAACRPCNLRKGDRTPEEAGMRLLRPPRAPKAPLFLSDLREIPADWRPYLEALLR, from the coding sequence CTGGACCTGGACGCCCCGCAGGTCCTGGTCCTCAACGCCGGGTACGAGGTCCTGGGCCTTTGCAGCATCAAGCGAAGCGTCCTCCTGGTGCTCTCCGGGGGGGCGGAGGCCCTTGCGGAAAGCGGCCGCCACCTGCACACCCCCTCCACCCGGATCCCCGTGCCCAGCGTGATCCGCCTGAAGCGCCTGGTGCGCCGAGGCCCGAGCCGCACCCCTCTAAACCGCCGCAACGTCCTGAGGCGGGACCGCTACACCTGCCAGTACTGCGGCCGGCAGGGGGGCGACCTCACCGTGGACCACGTCCTGCCCCGAAGCCGGGGAGGCAAGAGCAGCTGGGACAACCTGGTGGCCGCCTGCCGCCCCTGCAACCTGAGGAAGGGGGACCGCACCCCCGAGGAGGCGGGGATGCGCCTCCTCAGGCCCCCCCGGGCGCCCAAGGCGCCCCTTTTTCTTTCCGACCTGAGGGAGATCCCCGCAGACTGGCGGCCCTACCTGGAGGCCCTCTTGAGGTAA
- a CDS encoding glycoside hydrolase family 13 protein: MKRFHALTLLLALAFAQGHDPGDPAQFSALPQGYAVRFQAGAGEVREAHLLQEGRAWPMARQLSLPGREVWRGVLPEARPYQIRLRTPEGERLLGPFLPPSTPFRALPWLEGRVGYQIFPDRFYNGDPGNDHLALEYNEFRYNQVWQERGGPRPHLSRWEDPPGPMHCCHQYYGGDLQGILRQLPYLAELGVSLLYLNPIFLAGSAHGYDVHDPLRVAPHLGDEALLAELLRRAEALGIRVVFDFVPNHTGLGFFAFQDVVRRGPASPYWNWYFIRRYPFRPGDPTAYESWWGVASLPKLNTLNPEVQAYLFGVAERWVRFGFRGVRVDAPLELLNAEAFFQELRRRLRAVDPEVYLVGEIWERAPRWVRGDTFDSLMNYALGRDIVLRYAQGLHPALFGGPRALRELAELYALYPEAAAAMGFNLVSSHDTSRLLSDLRGDRDRARLALALLFALPGVPVVWQGEECALLGEREPHDLQRRPLPWEACSGEMRAYVAALASLKREEPALRAGAFATHLAEGPLLSFWRGQGEEALLLAFNNGQAPEVLPLPPGAWRDLLTGKRFLGQAEVPGVGALYLKRASR; this comes from the coding sequence ATGAAGCGCTTCCATGCCCTAACCCTCCTCCTGGCCCTGGCCTTCGCCCAGGGCCACGACCCGGGGGACCCCGCCCAGTTCTCCGCCCTGCCCCAGGGGTACGCGGTGCGCTTCCAGGCGGGGGCGGGGGAGGTGCGGGAGGCCCACCTCCTCCAGGAAGGGCGGGCCTGGCCCATGGCCCGGCAGCTTTCCCTCCCGGGGCGGGAGGTCTGGCGGGGGGTTCTCCCCGAGGCCCGGCCCTACCAGATCCGCCTGCGCACCCCGGAAGGGGAGCGGCTCCTCGGCCCCTTCCTCCCCCCTTCCACCCCTTTCCGGGCCCTCCCCTGGCTGGAGGGGCGGGTGGGGTACCAGATCTTCCCCGACCGTTTCTATAACGGCGATCCCGGCAACGACCATCTGGCCCTGGAGTACAACGAGTTCCGCTACAACCAGGTCTGGCAGGAGCGGGGCGGGCCCAGGCCCCACCTCTCCCGCTGGGAGGATCCCCCGGGGCCCATGCACTGCTGCCACCAGTACTACGGCGGCGACCTGCAGGGGATTTTGCGGCAGCTTCCCTACCTGGCGGAGCTGGGCGTGAGCCTCCTCTACCTGAACCCCATCTTCCTGGCGGGGAGCGCCCACGGCTACGACGTCCACGACCCCTTGCGGGTGGCCCCCCACCTGGGGGACGAGGCCCTCTTGGCAGAGCTCCTGCGGCGGGCCGAGGCCCTGGGCATCCGGGTGGTCTTCGACTTCGTCCCCAACCACACGGGGCTGGGCTTCTTCGCCTTCCAGGACGTGGTGCGGCGTGGGCCTGCCTCCCCTTACTGGAACTGGTACTTCATCCGGCGCTACCCCTTCCGCCCCGGGGACCCCACGGCCTACGAGAGCTGGTGGGGGGTGGCCAGCCTGCCCAAGCTGAACACCCTGAACCCGGAGGTCCAGGCCTACCTCTTCGGGGTGGCGGAGCGCTGGGTGCGCTTCGGCTTCCGGGGGGTGCGGGTGGACGCTCCCCTGGAGCTTCTGAACGCCGAAGCCTTCTTCCAGGAGCTGAGGCGGCGCCTGCGGGCGGTGGACCCCGAGGTCTACCTGGTGGGGGAGATCTGGGAGCGGGCGCCTCGCTGGGTGCGGGGGGACACCTTTGACAGCCTCATGAACTACGCCCTGGGCCGGGACATCGTCCTGCGCTACGCCCAGGGGCTCCACCCCGCCCTCTTCGGGGGGCCCAGGGCCCTGAGGGAGCTGGCGGAGCTTTACGCCCTCTACCCCGAGGCCGCCGCGGCCATGGGCTTCAACCTGGTGAGCTCCCACGACACCTCCCGCCTCCTCTCCGACCTGAGGGGCGACCGGGACCGGGCCCGGCTGGCCCTGGCCCTCCTCTTCGCCCTCCCCGGGGTGCCCGTGGTCTGGCAGGGGGAGGAGTGCGCCCTTCTGGGGGAGCGGGAGCCCCACGACCTCCAGCGGCGCCCCCTCCCCTGGGAGGCCTGCTCGGGGGAGATGCGGGCTTACGTGGCGGCCTTGGCCAGTCTCAAGCGGGAGGAACCCGCCCTGCGGGCGGGGGCTTTCGCCACCCACCTGGCCGAGGGGCCCCTCCTCTCCTTCTGGCGGGGGCAGGGGGAGGAGGCCCTGCTCCTGGCCTTCAACAACGGGCAGGCTCCCGAGGTTCTGCCCCTGCCCCCCGGCGCATGGCGGGACCTCCTCACGGGAAAGCGCTTCTTGGGCCAGGCGGAGGTGCCCGGGGTGGGGGCCCTTTACCTCAAGAGGGCCTCCAGGTAG
- a CDS encoding DMT family transporter, with protein sequence MGYLYLLLAASLWGLIGPVSRLAFQEGLPPLGVAFFRALIAWAFFGLHALLLRQVRVEPKDLPALLLFGLVGVALFYGAYQLAVGYGGAALASVLLYTAPAWVALLSFLVLKEPLDRLGLLAVALTLLGVALMGLGGGSGVRAGPLALFFGLLSGFTYALYYIFGKLYLPRYATPTLFLYALPVGALGLLPFAEFAPLSREALLALLFLGAFSTYGAYLAYYAGLRRLPATRASVVATLEPVVANLFAFLLFREVLSPLGYLGACLVLLAVLLTVRR encoded by the coding sequence GTGGGCTACCTGTACCTGCTCCTGGCGGCCTCCCTCTGGGGGCTCATCGGGCCCGTGAGTCGGCTGGCCTTCCAGGAGGGACTTCCTCCCCTTGGGGTGGCCTTCTTCCGGGCCCTCATCGCCTGGGCCTTCTTCGGCCTCCACGCCCTCCTCCTCCGCCAGGTGCGGGTGGAGCCCAAAGACCTCCCGGCCCTCCTCCTCTTCGGCCTGGTGGGGGTTGCCCTTTTCTACGGGGCGTACCAGCTTGCCGTGGGCTACGGGGGGGCGGCCTTGGCCTCGGTCCTCCTCTACACCGCCCCCGCCTGGGTGGCCTTGCTCTCCTTCCTGGTGCTGAAGGAGCCCCTGGACCGCCTGGGGCTTCTCGCCGTGGCCCTCACCCTCCTGGGGGTGGCCCTGATGGGCCTAGGCGGGGGGAGCGGGGTGCGGGCCGGGCCCCTGGCCCTCTTCTTCGGCCTCCTTTCCGGCTTCACCTATGCCCTCTACTACATCTTCGGCAAGCTCTACCTGCCCCGCTACGCCACCCCTACCCTCTTCCTCTACGCCCTGCCCGTGGGGGCCTTGGGGCTTTTGCCCTTCGCGGAGTTCGCCCCCTTGAGCCGGGAGGCCCTCCTCGCCCTCCTCTTTCTCGGGGCCTTCTCCACCTACGGGGCCTATCTGGCCTACTACGCAGGGCTTAGGCGCTTGCCCGCCACCCGGGCCAGCGTGGTGGCCACCCTGGAGCCCGTGGTGGCCAACCTCTTCGCCTTCCTCCTCTTTCGGGAAGTGCTTTCCCCCTTGGGCTACCTGGGGGCCTGTCTGGTGCTCCTCGCCGTCCTCCTCACGGTGCGGCGGTAG
- a CDS encoding DNA cytosine methyltransferase, whose protein sequence is MSARTLFALLLLLLLALFAWLNWGEITKPTSLSLGLTRVQAPLGLVLVVALGVVSLLYLIFTLGLETAALLEVRRYARELLHYKKLAEEAEQSRYSELRRYLEAELARLGEAEREEIRALEARLLETLERHGNTLAAYIGELEDQLLRRLGPADGPADGEKG, encoded by the coding sequence ATGAGCGCGCGCACCCTCTTTGCCCTTTTGCTCCTCCTCCTCCTCGCCCTCTTCGCCTGGCTCAACTGGGGGGAGATCACAAAGCCCACCTCCCTCTCCCTGGGCCTCACCCGGGTGCAGGCCCCCCTGGGCCTGGTGCTGGTGGTGGCCCTGGGGGTGGTCTCCCTCCTCTACCTGATCTTTACCCTCGGCTTGGAAACCGCGGCCCTCTTGGAGGTGAGGCGCTACGCCCGGGAGCTTCTCCACTACAAGAAGCTGGCCGAGGAGGCAGAGCAGAGCCGCTACAGCGAACTCAGGCGGTACCTGGAGGCCGAGCTCGCCCGCCTGGGGGAGGCGGAGAGGGAGGAGATCCGGGCCCTCGAGGCCCGCCTCCTGGAAACCCTGGAGCGGCACGGCAACACCCTGGCCGCCTACATCGGGGAGCTGGAGGACCAGCTCCTCAGGCGCCTGGGCCCTGCGGACGGCCCTGCGGACGGAGAAAAAGGCTGA
- the rplQ gene encoding 50S ribosomal protein L17, with amino-acid sequence MRHLKSGRKLGRHSAHRLALYRNQAKSLLAHGRITTTLPKAKELTGFIDHLIHLAKRGDLHARRLVLRDLQDVKLTRKLFDEIAPRYQDRPGGYTRVLKLAERRRGDGAPLALVELVE; translated from the coding sequence ATGCGCCACCTGAAATCTGGAAGGAAGCTCGGCCGCCACTCCGCCCACCGCCTGGCCCTCTACCGCAACCAGGCCAAGAGCCTCCTGGCCCACGGGCGCATCACCACCACCCTGCCCAAGGCCAAGGAGCTCACCGGCTTCATCGACCACCTCATCCACCTGGCCAAGCGGGGGGATCTGCACGCCCGCCGCCTGGTGCTCCGCGACCTGCAGGACGTCAAGCTCACCCGCAAGCTCTTCGACGAGATCGCCCCCAGGTACCAGGACCGCCCCGGAGGGTACACCCGGGTGCTGAAGCTGGCGGAGCGCCGCCGGGGGGATGGGGCCCCCTTGGCCCTGGTGGAGCTGGTGGAGTAG
- a CDS encoding DNA-directed RNA polymerase subunit alpha, with product MLESKLKAPVFTVRTQGREYGEFVLEPLERGFGVTLGNPLRRILLSSIPGTAVTSVYIEDVLHEFSTIPGVKEDVVEIVLNLKELVVRLLDPKVQTATLVLRAEGPKTVRAADFTVPPDAEILNPDLPIATLEEGGRLYMEVRVDRGVGYVPAERHGIKDRINAIPVDALFSPVRRVAFQVEDTRLGQRTDLDKLTLRVWTDGSVTPLEALNQAVEILREHLSYFANPQATALAPAEAPQPERGEKEEEDFPLEELGLSTRVLHSLKEEGIESVRALLALNLKDLKNIPGIGERSLEEIREALAKRGFALKE from the coding sequence ATGCTAGAGAGCAAGCTGAAAGCCCCGGTCTTCACGGTGCGCACCCAGGGGCGGGAGTACGGGGAGTTCGTCCTGGAGCCCTTAGAACGGGGCTTTGGCGTCACCCTGGGCAACCCCTTGCGGCGCATCCTCCTTTCCTCCATCCCCGGGACGGCGGTCACCAGCGTCTACATCGAGGACGTCCTCCACGAGTTCTCCACCATCCCCGGGGTCAAGGAGGATGTGGTGGAGATCGTCTTGAACCTCAAGGAACTGGTGGTCCGCCTGCTGGACCCCAAGGTCCAGACCGCCACCCTGGTCCTCCGCGCCGAGGGCCCCAAGACGGTGCGGGCGGCGGACTTCACCGTGCCCCCGGACGCGGAGATCCTGAACCCCGACCTCCCCATCGCCACCCTGGAGGAGGGGGGGCGGCTTTACATGGAGGTGCGGGTGGACCGGGGCGTGGGGTACGTGCCCGCGGAGCGCCACGGCATCAAGGACCGCATCAACGCCATCCCCGTGGACGCCCTCTTCTCCCCGGTGCGCCGGGTGGCCTTCCAGGTGGAGGACACCCGCCTGGGCCAGCGCACCGACCTGGACAAGCTCACCCTCCGGGTCTGGACGGACGGCTCCGTCACCCCCCTGGAGGCCCTCAACCAGGCGGTGGAGATCCTGAGGGAGCACCTCTCCTACTTCGCCAACCCCCAGGCCACGGCCCTGGCCCCCGCGGAGGCCCCTCAGCCGGAGAGGGGGGAGAAGGAGGAGGAGGACTTCCCCTTGGAGGAGCTCGGCCTTTCCACCCGGGTGCTCCACAGCCTCAAGGAGGAGGGGATTGAGTCCGTGCGGGCCCTCCTGGCCCTCAACCTCAAGGACCTCAAGAACATCCCCGGCATAGGGGAGAGGAGCCTAGAGGAGATCCGCGAGGCCCTGGCCAAGCGGGGCTTCGCCCTGAAGGAGTGA
- the rpsD gene encoding 30S ribosomal protein S4 produces the protein MGRYIGPVCRLCRREGVKLYLKGERCYSPKCAMERRPYPPGQHGQRRARRPSDYAVRLREKQKLRRIYGISETQFRNLFEEASRKKGVTGTVFLGLLESRLDNVVYRLGFASSRRQARQMVRHGHITVNGRRVDLPAYRVRPGDEIAIAEGSRNLAFIRENLEAMKGRKVGPWLSLDPEAMKGRFLRLPDREDLALPVNEQLVIEFYSR, from the coding sequence ATGGGTCGCTATATTGGACCAGTTTGCCGCCTCTGCCGCCGGGAAGGGGTCAAGCTCTACCTGAAGGGGGAAAGGTGCTACAGCCCTAAGTGCGCCATGGAGCGCCGCCCCTACCCCCCGGGCCAGCACGGCCAGCGTCGGGCGCGCCGCCCCTCCGACTACGCGGTGCGCCTCCGGGAGAAGCAGAAGCTCCGCCGCATCTACGGGATCTCGGAAACCCAGTTCCGGAACCTCTTCGAGGAGGCCAGCCGCAAAAAGGGGGTCACGGGCACCGTCTTCCTGGGCCTCCTGGAGTCCCGCCTGGACAACGTGGTCTACCGGCTGGGCTTCGCCAGCAGCCGCCGCCAGGCCCGGCAGATGGTGCGCCACGGCCACATCACGGTAAACGGCCGCCGGGTGGACCTGCCCGCCTACCGGGTGAGGCCGGGGGACGAGATCGCCATCGCCGAGGGGAGCCGGAACCTGGCCTTCATCCGGGAGAACCTCGAGGCCATGAAGGGCCGCAAGGTAGGCCCCTGGCTCTCCCTGGACCCGGAGGCCATGAAGGGCAGGTTCCTGCGCCTGCCCGACCGGGAGGATCTGGCCTTGCCCGTGAACGAGCAGCTGGTGATCGAGTTCTACTCCAGGTGA
- the rpsK gene encoding 30S ribosomal protein S11, with product MARKTTKKKVKRQVASGKAYIHASYNNTIVTITDPEGNPITWSSGGVIGYKGSRKGTPYAAQLAAMDAAKKAMAYGMGSVDVVVRGTGAGREQAIRALQASGLQVKSIVDDTPVPHNGCRPKKKFRKAS from the coding sequence ATGGCCAGAAAGACGACGAAGAAAAAGGTCAAGCGGCAGGTGGCCAGCGGTAAGGCTTACATCCACGCCTCCTACAACAACACCATCGTCACCATCACCGATCCCGAGGGCAACCCCATCACCTGGTCCTCGGGCGGGGTTATCGGCTACAAGGGGAGCCGCAAGGGCACGCCTTACGCCGCCCAGCTTGCGGCCATGGACGCCGCCAAGAAGGCCATGGCCTACGGTATGGGGAGCGTGGACGTGGTGGTCCGGGGCACCGGGGCGGGCCGGGAGCAGGCCATAAGGGCCCTGCAAGCCTCGGGCCTCCAGGTGAAGTCCATCGTGGACGACACCCCCGTGCCCCACAACGGCTGCCGGCCCAAGAAGAAGTTCCGCAAGGCCTCGTAA
- the rpsM gene encoding 30S ribosomal protein S13 — translation MARIAGVEIPRNKRVDVALTYIYGVGPARAKEALEKVGIDPATRVKDLSETEVVRLREYVENAWKLEGELRAEVAANIKRLMDIGCYRGLRHRRGLPVRGQRTRTNARTRKGPRKTVAGKKKAPRK, via the coding sequence GTGGCGAGGATCGCAGGGGTGGAGATTCCCAGGAACAAGCGGGTGGACGTGGCCCTCACCTACATCTACGGGGTGGGGCCCGCACGGGCCAAGGAGGCCCTGGAGAAGGTGGGCATCGACCCGGCCACCCGGGTCAAGGATCTCAGCGAGACCGAGGTGGTGCGGCTCCGCGAGTACGTGGAGAACGCCTGGAAGCTGGAGGGGGAGCTTAGGGCCGAGGTGGCCGCCAACATCAAGCGCCTCATGGACATCGGCTGCTACCGGGGCCTCCGCCACCGCCGGGGCCTGCCGGTGAGGGGCCAGCGCACCCGCACCAACGCCCGCACCCGCAAGGGCCCCCGCAAGACCGTGGCGGGGAAGAAGAAGGCCCCCAGGAAGTAG
- the rpmJ gene encoding 50S ribosomal protein L36, which yields MKVRASVKKMCEKCKVVRRHGRVYVICQNPKHKQRQG from the coding sequence ATGAAGGTAAGGGCTTCGGTCAAAAAGATGTGCGAGAAGTGCAAGGTGGTGCGCCGGCACGGCCGGGTGTACGTGATCTGCCAAAACCCCAAGCACAAGCAGCGGCAGGGGTAG
- the infA gene encoding translation initiation factor IF-1: MAKEKDTIRAEGVVTEALPNTTFRVKLDSGPEILAYISGKMRMHYIRILPGDRVVVEITPYDPTRGRIVYRK, translated from the coding sequence ATGGCGAAGGAGAAGGACACCATTCGGGCGGAAGGCGTGGTCACCGAGGCCCTGCCCAACACCACCTTTCGGGTAAAGCTGGACTCGGGACCGGAGATCCTGGCCTACATCTCGGGTAAGATGCGCATGCACTACATCCGCATCCTCCCTGGGGACCGGGTGGTGGTGGAGATCACCCCTTACGACCCCACGCGGGGCCGCATCGTCTACCGGAAGTAG
- the map gene encoding type I methionyl aminopeptidase, whose product MAVKLKSPWEVERMREAGALLTEVMEEVARHVAPGITTKELDRIAYEAIRRRKARPAFLGLYGFPATLTASVNEVVVHGIPSEEPLEEGDILSVDVGLLYGGFAADMARTFPVGRVSPEAERLIRDTEAAFWEGMRYLRPGFRIGDVAHAVQRFLESRGYGVVREFVGHGVGREIHEDPQVPNFGKPGTGPKIRPGMTLALEPMVTLRPAPVVILEDGWTASAGRGNLAAHYENTVLVTEEGPELLTGVPLVRAG is encoded by the coding sequence ATGGCCGTCAAGCTGAAAAGCCCCTGGGAGGTCGAGCGCATGCGGGAGGCAGGGGCCCTCCTCACCGAGGTGATGGAGGAGGTGGCCCGCCACGTGGCCCCGGGGATCACCACCAAGGAGCTGGACCGGATCGCCTACGAGGCCATCCGTAGGCGCAAGGCCAGGCCCGCCTTCCTGGGGCTTTACGGCTTCCCCGCCACCCTCACCGCCTCGGTGAACGAGGTGGTGGTCCACGGCATCCCCTCGGAGGAGCCCCTGGAGGAGGGGGACATCCTCTCCGTGGACGTGGGCCTCCTCTACGGGGGCTTCGCCGCGGACATGGCCCGCACCTTCCCCGTGGGCCGGGTTTCCCCGGAGGCGGAAAGGCTCATCCGGGATACCGAGGCCGCCTTCTGGGAGGGGATGCGGTACCTCCGCCCGGGCTTCCGCATCGGGGACGTGGCCCACGCGGTGCAGCGCTTTCTGGAAAGCCGGGGCTACGGGGTGGTGCGGGAGTTCGTGGGGCACGGGGTGGGGCGGGAGATCCACGAGGACCCTCAGGTCCCCAACTTCGGCAAGCCGGGCACGGGCCCCAAGATCCGCCCCGGCATGACCCTGGCCCTCGAGCCCATGGTCACCTTACGCCCGGCCCCTGTGGTAATATTGGAAGATGGCTGGACGGCGAGCGCCGGAAGGGGCAACCTCGCCGCCCACTACGAGAACACCGTCTTGGTGACGGAGGAAGGCCCGGAGCTCCTCACCGGGGTTCCCCTGGTGCGGGCAGGGTAG
- a CDS encoding adenylate kinase, whose product MGEAVIFLGPPGAGKGTQAARLAEELGFKKLSTGDLLRDHVARGTPLGQEVKPIMDRGDLVPDALILALIREELAERVILDGFPRTLPQAEALDRLLQETGTRLLGVVLVEVPEGELLRRMLRRAELEGRSDDNEETIRRRLEVYREKTEPLVRYYEGRGALRRVEGLGTPDEVYARIREALGI is encoded by the coding sequence ATGGGCGAAGCGGTGATCTTCTTAGGGCCGCCGGGGGCGGGCAAGGGCACCCAAGCGGCCAGGCTGGCGGAGGAGCTGGGCTTCAAGAAGCTTTCCACCGGGGACCTCCTGCGGGACCACGTGGCCCGGGGCACCCCCCTGGGCCAGGAGGTGAAGCCCATCATGGACCGGGGGGACCTGGTGCCGGACGCGCTCATCCTGGCCCTCATCCGGGAGGAGCTCGCCGAGCGGGTGATCCTGGACGGCTTCCCCCGCACCCTCCCCCAGGCGGAGGCCCTGGACCGGCTCCTGCAGGAGACGGGTACCCGCCTCCTCGGCGTGGTGCTGGTGGAGGTGCCCGAGGGGGAGCTCCTCCGGCGCATGCTCCGGCGGGCCGAGCTGGAGGGCCGCTCCGACGACAACGAGGAGACCATCCGCCGTAGGCTGGAGGTCTACCGGGAGAAGACGGAACCCCTGGTGCGCTACTACGAGGGGAGGGGTGCCCTCCGGCGGGTGGAGGGCCTGGGCACCCCCGACGAGGTCTACGCCCGCATCCGGGAGGCTTTGGGCATCTGA